One stretch of Meriones unguiculatus strain TT.TT164.6M chromosome 7, Bangor_MerUng_6.1, whole genome shotgun sequence DNA includes these proteins:
- the Slc46a1 gene encoding proton-coupled folate transporter, with product MEGRVSPVGPSRSLPAAAVLFRGPVEPVVFLANFALVLQGPLTTQYLWHRFSTELGYNGTRHRGNCGNQSADPVMKEVETLTSHWTLYSNVGGFLVGLFWSTLLGAWSDRVGRRPLLVLASLGLLLQAVVSIFVVQLELHVGFFVLGRVLCALLGDFNGLLAASFASVADVSSSHSRTFRMALLEACIGVAGTLASLLGGHWLRAQGYANPFWLALAILIVMTLYAAFCFGETVKEPKSTRLFTLRHHRSIVRLYVVPGPEKSRKHLALYSLAIFVVVTVHFGAQDILTLYELSTPLCWDSKLIGYGSAAQHLPYLTSLLGLRVLQYCLADTWVAEIGLAFNILGMVVFAFATITPLMFIGYGLLFLSLVTTPVIRAKLSKLVSESEQGALFSAVACVNSLAMLMASGIFNSLYPATLNFMKGFPFLLGAGLLFIPAILIGVLEKANPRPEFQQFPQSS from the exons ATGGAGGGGCGCGTGAGCCCCGTGGGCCCGTCCCGCAGCCTCCCAGCCGCGGCTGTGCTGTTCCGCGGCCCGGTGGAGCCCGTCGTCTTCCTGGCCAACTTTGCCCTGGTGCTGCAGGGCCCGCTCACCACACAGTACCTGTGGCACCGATTCAGCACTGAGCTCGGCTACAATGGCACCCGCCACCGGGGGAACTGCGGGAACCAAAGCGCGGACCCCGTCATGAAG GAAGTGGAGACCCTGACTTCCCACTGGACCCTCTACTCGAACGTGGGAGGCTTCCTGGTGGGACTCTTCTGGTCCACCCTGCTGGGAGCGTGGAGTGACCGTGTGGGTCGCCGCCCGCTGCTGGTGCTGGCCTCGCTTGGTCTGCTGCTCCAGGCCGTGGTGTCCATCTTTGTCGTGCAGCTGGAGCTGCACGTCGGCTTCTTCGTGCTTGGCCGAGTCCTTTGTGCCCTTCTGGGAGACTTCAATGGCCTCCTTGCCGCTAGCTTTGCCTCTGTGGCGGATGTTAGCTCCAGCCACAGCCGCACATTCCGCATGGCTCTGCTGGAAGCGTGCATTGGTGTGGCCGGGACCCTGGCAAGCCTTCTCGGGGGTCACTGGCTCCGCGCCCAGGGATATGCCAACCCCTTCTGGCTGGCTTTGGCCATACTGATCGTTATGACTCTATACGCAGCGTTCTGTTTTGGCGAGACAGTGAAGGAGCCAAAGTCCACCCGGCTTTTCACGCTCCGCCATCACCGATCCATCGTCCGGCTGTATGTGGTCCCAGGCCCAGAGAAGTCCAGGAAGCATCTAGCCCTGTACTCATTGGCCATCTTCGTAGTGGTCACCGTGCACTTTGGAGCCCAAGACATCCTGACACTCTATGAGCTGAGCACGCCCCTCTGCTGGGACTCCAAGCTGATTGGCTATGGATCTGCGGCCCAGCACCTACCCTACCTCACCAGCCTCCTGGGTCTAAGAGTTCTACAGTACTGCCTGGCTGACACCTGGGTGGCTGAGATTGGCCTGGCCTTCAACATCCTGGGAATGGTGGTCTTTGCGTTTGCCACCATCACCCCCCTCATGTTCATAG GGTATGGCTTGCTCTTCCTGTCATTGGTCACCACACCTGTCATCCGGGCCAAGCTCTCCAAGCTGGTGAGCGAGTCGGAGCAGG GTGCTCTTTTTTCTGCTGTGGCTTGTGTGAATAGCTTAGCCATGTTGATGGCCTCTGGCATCTTCAACTCGCTCTACCCAGCCACTCTGAACTTCATGAagggcttccctttcctcctggGAGCCGGCCTCCTCTTCATTCCGGCCATTCTGATCGG GGTGCTGGAGAAGGCTAACCCACGCCCTGAATTCCAGCAGTTTCCTCAGAGCTCCTGA
- the Sarm1 gene encoding NAD(+) hydrolase SARM1 isoform X1, with translation MVLTLLFSAYKLCRFFTMSGPRPGADRLTVPGPDRSGGASPWWAAGGRGSREVSPGGTEVLGALERSLPELQQALSQLKQASAARAVGAGLAEVFQLVEEAWLLPAVGREVAQGLCDAIRLDGGLDLLLRLLQAPELETRVQAARLLEQILVAENRDRVARIGLGVILNLAKEREPVELARSVAGILEHMFKHSEETCQRLVAAGGLDAVLYWCRRTDPALLRHCALALANCALHGGQTVQRCMVEKRAAEWLFPLAFSKEDELLRLHACLAVAVLATNKEVEREVEHSGTLALVEPLVASLDPGRFARCLVDASDTSQGRGPEDLQSLVLLLDSSRLEAQCIGAFYLCAEAAIKSLQGKTKVFSDIGAIQSLKRLVSYSTNGTTSALAKRALRLLGEEVPRRILPCVASWKEAEVQTWLQQIGFSQYCENFREQQVDGDLLLRLTEEELQTDLGMKSSITRKRFFRELTELKTFASYATCDRSNLADWLGSLDPRFRQYTYGLVSCGLDRSLLHRVSEQQLLEDCGIRLGVHRTRILSAARETLHSPVPCTSGKSSGDTPDVFISYRRSSGSQLASLLKVHLQLHGFSVFIDVEKLEAGKFEDKLIQSVMAARNFVLVLSAGALDKCMQDHECKDWVHKAPPPSLVRKELPGRWYEIVTALSCAKNIVPIIDGFEWPEPQSLPEDMQAVLTFNGIKWSHEYQEATIEKIIRFLQGRPSQDSSAGSDTSLEGAAPMGLP, from the exons ATGGTCCTGACGCTGCTCTTCTCCGCCTACAAACTGTGCCGCTTCTTCACCATGTCGGGCCCACGGCCGGGCGCCGATCGGCTGACAGTGCCGGGCCCAGATCGGAGTGGCGGCGCCAGCCCCTGGTGGGCTGCGGGCGGCCGCGGGTCCCGCGAGGTGTCGCCAGGGGGGACCGAGGTACTAGGAGCCCTGGAGCGTTCGCTGCCGGAGCTGCAGCAGGCGCTGTCCCAGTTAAAGCAGGCGAGCGCGGCGCGGGCGGTGGGCGCGGGCCTCGCCGAGGTCTTCCAGCTGGTGGAGGAGGCCTGGCTGCTGCCCGCTGTGGGCCGCGAGGTGGCCCAGGGTCTGTGCGATGCGATCCGCCTGGACGGGGGCCTGGACTTGCTGCTGCGGCTGCTGCAGGCACCGGAGCTGGAGACCCGCGTGCAGGCCGCGCGCTTGCTGGAGCAGATCCTGGTGGCTGAGAACCG GGACCGCGTGGCGCGCATCGGCCTAGGCGTGATCTTGAACCTGGCGAAGGAGCGCGAGCCGGTGGAGCTGGCGCGGAGCGTGGCGGGCATCTTGGAGCATATGTTCAAGCATTCGGAGGAGACGTGCCAGCGGCTGGTGGCGGCCGGCGGCCTGGACGCGGTGCTGTACTGGTGCCGCCGCACAGACCCGGCGCTCCTGCGCCACTGCGCTCTGGCGCTGGCCAACTGCGCGCTGCACGGGGGCCAGACGGTGCAGCGGTGCATGGTGGAGAAGCGCGCTGCCGAGTGGCTCTTCCCGCTCGCCTTCTCCAAGGAGGACGAGCTGCTGCGGCTGCACGCCTGCCTGGCGGTGGCCGTGTTGGCTACCAACAAGGAGGTGGAGCGCGAGGTCGAGCACTCCGGCACTCTGGCGCTCGTGGAGCCGCTCGTGGCATCGCTTGATCCCGGTCGCTTCGCTCGCTGCCTCGTGGACGCCAGCGACACAAGCCAGGGTCGCGGCCCGGAGGACCTGCAGAGCCTGGTGCTGCTGCTCGATTCGTCGCGTTTGGAGGCTCAGTGCATAGGGGCCTTTTACCTGTGCGCCGAGGCTGCCATCAAGAGCCTACAGGGGAAGACCAAG GTGTTCAGCGACATCGGCGCCATCCAGAGCCTGAAGCGCCTGGTTTCTTACTCCACCAACGGCACCACGTCGGCGCTGGCGAAGCGCGCGCTGCGCTTGCTGGGCGAGGAGGTGCCGAGGCGCATCCTGCCCTGCGTGGCCAGCTGGAAGGAGGCCGAGGTCCAGACGTGGCTGCAGCAGATCGGCTTCTCCCAGTACTGCGAGAACTTCCGG GAACAGCAAGTGGACGGTGACCTGCTTCTGCggctcacagaggaagaactGCAGACAGACCTGGGCATGAAGTCAAGCATCACCCGCAAGAG GTTCTTTAGGGAGCTCACGGAGCTCAAGACCTTCGCCAGCTACGCCACCTGCGACCGCAGCAACCTCGCAGACTGGCTGGGCAGCCTGGACCCTCGCTTCCGCCAGTACACCTACGGGCTGGTCAGCTGTGGCCTGGACCGCTCCCTGCTGCACCGCGTGTCCGAGCAGCAGCTCCTGGAGGACTGCGGCATCCGCCTGGGGGTGCATCGCACGCGAATCCTCTCTGCAGCCAGAG AAACGCTCCACTCCCCGGTGCCCTGTACCAGTGGCAAGTCCAGCGGGGACACCCCGGATGTCTTCATCAGCTACCGGAGGAGCTCGGGTTCCCAGCTGGCCAG CCTCCTGAAGGTGCACCTGCAGCTGCACGGCTTCAGCGTCTTCATCGACGTGGAGAAGCTGGAAGCTGGCAAGTTTGAGGACAAGCTCATCCAGAGCGTCATGGCCGCTCGGAACTTTGTCTTGGTGCTCTCCGCCGGGGCGCTGGACAAGTGCATGCAGGACCATGAGTGCAAGGACTGGGTACACAAG GCTCCACCACCGAGCCTGGTGAGGAAGGAGCTTCCGGGCAGGTGGTAT gAGATTGTGACTGCTTTAAGCTGTGCCAAGAACATTGTCCCCATCATTGATGGCTTCGAGTGGCCGGAGCCTCAGTCACTGCCTGAGGACATGCAGGCTGTACTCACCTTCAATGGCATCAA ATGGTCTCACGAGTACCAGGAGGCCACCATCGAGAAGATCATCCGTTTCCTGCAGGGCCGCCCCTCTCAGGACTCCTCTGCAGGCTCCGATACCAGCTTGGAGGGAGCTGCACCAATGGGTCTGCCTTAA
- the Sarm1 gene encoding NAD(+) hydrolase SARM1 isoform X2 gives MVLTLLFSAYKLCRFFTMSGPRPGADRLTVPGPDRSGGASPWWAAGGRGSREVSPGGTEVLGALERSLPELQQALSQLKQASAARAVGAGLAEVFQLVEEAWLLPAVGREVAQGLCDAIRLDGGLDLLLRLLQAPELETRVQAARLLEQILVAENRDRVARIGLGVILNLAKEREPVELARSVAGILEHMFKHSEETCQRLVAAGGLDAVLYWCRRTDPALLRHCALALANCALHGGQTVQRCMVEKRAAEWLFPLAFSKEDELLRLHACLAVAVLATNKEVEREVEHSGTLALVEPLVASLDPGRFARCLVDASDTSQGRGPEDLQSLVLLLDSSRLEAQCIGAFYLCAEAAIKSLQGKTKVFSDIGAIQSLKRLVSYSTNGTTSALAKRALRLLGEEVPRRILPCVASWKEAEVQTWLQQIGFSQYCENFREQQVDGDLLLRLTEEELQTDLGMKSSITRKRFFRELTELKTFASYATCDRSNLADWLGSLDPRFRQYTYGLVSCGLDRSLLHRVSEQQLLEDCGIRLGVHRTRILSAARETLHSPVPCTSGKSSGDTPDVFISYRRSSGSQLASLLKVHLQLHGFSVFIDVEKLEAGKFEDKLIQSVMAARNFVLVLSAGALDKCMQDHECKDWVHKEIVTALSCAKNIVPIIDGFEWPEPQSLPEDMQAVLTFNGIKWSHEYQEATIEKIIRFLQGRPSQDSSAGSDTSLEGAAPMGLP, from the exons ATGGTCCTGACGCTGCTCTTCTCCGCCTACAAACTGTGCCGCTTCTTCACCATGTCGGGCCCACGGCCGGGCGCCGATCGGCTGACAGTGCCGGGCCCAGATCGGAGTGGCGGCGCCAGCCCCTGGTGGGCTGCGGGCGGCCGCGGGTCCCGCGAGGTGTCGCCAGGGGGGACCGAGGTACTAGGAGCCCTGGAGCGTTCGCTGCCGGAGCTGCAGCAGGCGCTGTCCCAGTTAAAGCAGGCGAGCGCGGCGCGGGCGGTGGGCGCGGGCCTCGCCGAGGTCTTCCAGCTGGTGGAGGAGGCCTGGCTGCTGCCCGCTGTGGGCCGCGAGGTGGCCCAGGGTCTGTGCGATGCGATCCGCCTGGACGGGGGCCTGGACTTGCTGCTGCGGCTGCTGCAGGCACCGGAGCTGGAGACCCGCGTGCAGGCCGCGCGCTTGCTGGAGCAGATCCTGGTGGCTGAGAACCG GGACCGCGTGGCGCGCATCGGCCTAGGCGTGATCTTGAACCTGGCGAAGGAGCGCGAGCCGGTGGAGCTGGCGCGGAGCGTGGCGGGCATCTTGGAGCATATGTTCAAGCATTCGGAGGAGACGTGCCAGCGGCTGGTGGCGGCCGGCGGCCTGGACGCGGTGCTGTACTGGTGCCGCCGCACAGACCCGGCGCTCCTGCGCCACTGCGCTCTGGCGCTGGCCAACTGCGCGCTGCACGGGGGCCAGACGGTGCAGCGGTGCATGGTGGAGAAGCGCGCTGCCGAGTGGCTCTTCCCGCTCGCCTTCTCCAAGGAGGACGAGCTGCTGCGGCTGCACGCCTGCCTGGCGGTGGCCGTGTTGGCTACCAACAAGGAGGTGGAGCGCGAGGTCGAGCACTCCGGCACTCTGGCGCTCGTGGAGCCGCTCGTGGCATCGCTTGATCCCGGTCGCTTCGCTCGCTGCCTCGTGGACGCCAGCGACACAAGCCAGGGTCGCGGCCCGGAGGACCTGCAGAGCCTGGTGCTGCTGCTCGATTCGTCGCGTTTGGAGGCTCAGTGCATAGGGGCCTTTTACCTGTGCGCCGAGGCTGCCATCAAGAGCCTACAGGGGAAGACCAAG GTGTTCAGCGACATCGGCGCCATCCAGAGCCTGAAGCGCCTGGTTTCTTACTCCACCAACGGCACCACGTCGGCGCTGGCGAAGCGCGCGCTGCGCTTGCTGGGCGAGGAGGTGCCGAGGCGCATCCTGCCCTGCGTGGCCAGCTGGAAGGAGGCCGAGGTCCAGACGTGGCTGCAGCAGATCGGCTTCTCCCAGTACTGCGAGAACTTCCGG GAACAGCAAGTGGACGGTGACCTGCTTCTGCggctcacagaggaagaactGCAGACAGACCTGGGCATGAAGTCAAGCATCACCCGCAAGAG GTTCTTTAGGGAGCTCACGGAGCTCAAGACCTTCGCCAGCTACGCCACCTGCGACCGCAGCAACCTCGCAGACTGGCTGGGCAGCCTGGACCCTCGCTTCCGCCAGTACACCTACGGGCTGGTCAGCTGTGGCCTGGACCGCTCCCTGCTGCACCGCGTGTCCGAGCAGCAGCTCCTGGAGGACTGCGGCATCCGCCTGGGGGTGCATCGCACGCGAATCCTCTCTGCAGCCAGAG AAACGCTCCACTCCCCGGTGCCCTGTACCAGTGGCAAGTCCAGCGGGGACACCCCGGATGTCTTCATCAGCTACCGGAGGAGCTCGGGTTCCCAGCTGGCCAG CCTCCTGAAGGTGCACCTGCAGCTGCACGGCTTCAGCGTCTTCATCGACGTGGAGAAGCTGGAAGCTGGCAAGTTTGAGGACAAGCTCATCCAGAGCGTCATGGCCGCTCGGAACTTTGTCTTGGTGCTCTCCGCCGGGGCGCTGGACAAGTGCATGCAGGACCATGAGTGCAAGGACTGGGTACACAAG gAGATTGTGACTGCTTTAAGCTGTGCCAAGAACATTGTCCCCATCATTGATGGCTTCGAGTGGCCGGAGCCTCAGTCACTGCCTGAGGACATGCAGGCTGTACTCACCTTCAATGGCATCAA ATGGTCTCACGAGTACCAGGAGGCCACCATCGAGAAGATCATCCGTTTCCTGCAGGGCCGCCCCTCTCAGGACTCCTCTGCAGGCTCCGATACCAGCTTGGAGGGAGCTGCACCAATGGGTCTGCCTTAA